A single region of the Anguilla rostrata isolate EN2019 chromosome 11, ASM1855537v3, whole genome shotgun sequence genome encodes:
- the LOC135234561 gene encoding trypsin-like, with protein MGQILQSTFLLVVALTTIRGTLEQRIIGGQEVVPYSIKYQASIQYNKQHYCGATLIRPQWVVSAAHCYKPPSLIQVVLSEHNLLEQEGFEQEINVSRIFYYNYNYRTFNNDIMLLQLERPAQLNANVQPVPIADPNAPPLEGGVTCTVSGWGVTRVYSYTLSPVLRAVDVNIIPDCQYYYYWRVNNNMLCAGSQFGGKDSCQGDSGGPLVCNGLFEGIVSWGISCANPYYPGVYTKVRNYTPWINWIIATN; from the exons ATGGGTCAGATCCTCCAGTCTACGTTTTTACTTGTAGTTGCTCTTACCACAATCAGAG GAACGCTTGAGCAGAGAATTATCGGAGGCCAGGAAGTCGTCCCATACTCCATTAAGTACCAGGCATCGATCCAGTACAATAAGCAGCACTACTGCGGGGCCACGCTTATTCGTCCCCAGTGGGTAGTATCTGCTGCACATTGTTATAAACC TCCTTCTCTGATCCAAGTTGTCTTGAGTGAGCACAATCTACTAGAACAGGAAGGATTCGAGCAAGAAATCAACGTATCCAGGATCTTTTATTACAACTACAACTATAGAACGTTCAACAATGACATCATGTTGCTCCAG CTGGAAAGGCCCGCCCAGCTCAATGCCAACGTCCAGCCTGTCCCCATTGCTGACCCGAATGCCCCGCCGCTCGAAGGAGGGGTCACCTGCACCGTGAGCGGCTGGGGGGTGACCCGCGTCTACAGCTACACCCTCTCCCCCGTGCTGCGTGCTGTCGACGTCAACATCATCCCTGATTGCCAGTACTACTATTACTGGAGGGTCAACAACAACATGCTGTGCGCCGGCTCCCAATTCGGGGGAAAAGACTCCTGTCAG GGAGACTCAGGTGGGCCCCTTGTATGCAATGGCCTTTTTGAAGGCATAGTCTCCTGGGGGATCAGCTGTGCCAACCCCTACTACCCTGGGGTGTACACAAAAGTGAGGAACTACACCCCCTGGATCAACTGGATCATCGCCACCAACTGA
- the cdaa gene encoding cytidine deaminase a, with protein MANLQTVDDREAEAARANLSGGDDGTKTLIRRSLQAREFAYCPYSKFRVGAAVLAHDGTIFTGCNVENACYNLGICAERNAISKAVSEGYQSFRAIAIASDLHEQFISPCGGCRQFMREFGDSWDVFLTKPDGSSEEMTVGALLPMSFGPEDLTKKRVHTIHEF; from the exons ATGGCGAACCTTCAGACAGTCGATGACAGGGAGGCGGAGGCTGCCAGGGCCAATCTGAGCGGAGGGGATGACGGAACGAAAACCCTGATCCGCCGGTCGCTGCAGGCCCGGGAATTTGCCTACTGCCCCTACAGCAAGTTTCGTGTGGGGGCAGCTGTGCTGGCCCACGACGGGACCATTTTTACAG gtTGTAATGTGGAGAATGCTTGCTACAACCTGGGCATTTGTGCAGAGCGGAACGCCATTTCAAAAGCTGTGTCAGAGGGATACCAGAGCTTCAGGGCTATTGCAATTGCAag tgACTTACATGAGCAGTTCATTTCCCCCTGTGGAGGCTGCCGACAGTTCATGAGGGAG TTTGGTGACAGCTGGGATGTGTTCCTGACCAAGCCGGACGGGTCCAGTGAAGAGATGACCGTGGGAGCACTTCTGCCCATGTCCTTTGGGCCTGAAGATCTCACAAAGAAGAGAGTGCACACTATTCATGAGTTTTAG
- the zmp:0000001088 gene encoding trypsin: protein MKLLALWKCVLMKLIVVNCQEMEGRIVGGYTPAPQSIKYIVSIQTTKSQHFCGGTLINKYWVLSAAHCNIGASKMMVVAGDYSLGKYEGTEQFIIPHLLIPHPQYNAYTKNADIMLIKLKAPVYLNSFVSIAPLPRQDALIAEGKLCQVSGWGFTSSSGGQIPSTLQTVKLPIISRERCNGSQSFDGNITSNMICAGFSAGGKDACEGDSGGPLVCEGRVYGVVSWGNGCADARYPGVYTAVAKFRKWVDRTIFSFYSRCD from the exons ATGAAGCTTTTAGCCCTTTGGAAATGTGTGCTTATGAAGCTGATAGTGGTAAACT GCCAGGAAATGGAGGGACGGATTGTGGGAGGCTACACACCGGCGCCCCAGTCAATCAAGTACATCGTGTCAATACAGACCACCAAGAGCCAGCACTTCTGCGGGGGCACCCTCATAAACAAATACTGGGTTTTGTCAGCGGCGCACTGTAACATTGG GGCAAGCAAGATGATGGTAGTTGCAGGAGACTACTCCCTCGGCAAGTACGAAGGAACCGAGCAGTTCATCATCCCACATCTCCTGATCCCCCACCCGCAGTACAATGCATACACCAAAAATGCCGACATCATGCTCATAAAG CTGAAGGCCCCGGTGTACCTCAACAGCTTCGTGAGCATCGCCCCCCTGCCGCGCCAGGACGCCCTGATAGCGGAGGGGAAGCTGTGCCAGGTGTCGGGCTGGGGCTTCACCAGCTCCAGCGGGGGTCAGATCCCGTCCACGCTGCAAACGGTCAAGCTCCCCATCATTTCCAGGGAGCGCTGCAACGGCAGCCAGTCGTTCGACGGAAACATCACCAGCAACATGATCTGCGCTGGCTTCAGCGCTGGAGGCAAGGACGCCTGCGAG GGGGATTCTGGAGGGCCACTGGTCTGTGAGGGGCGTGTCTATGGCGTGGTCTCCTGGGGCAACGGTTGCGCGGATGCCAGGTATCCCGGAGTCTACACCGCTGTGGCCAAGTTTCGCAAGTGGGTGGACCGGACCATCTTCAGCTTCTACAGCAGGTGTGACTAG